A single genomic interval of Stenotrophomonas sp. ZAC14D1_NAIMI4_1 harbors:
- the cycA gene encoding D-serine/D-alanine/glycine transporter — protein MTEPATPPEHLRRSLSNRHLQLIAIGGAIGTGLFMGSGKTISLAGPSILFVYLIIGAMLFFVMRAMGELLLSNLQYKSFIDFSTDLLGPWAGFFCGWTYWFCWIVTAIADVIAIAAYAQFWFPELQAWIPALLCVMLLLGLNLVTVKLFGEMEFWFALIKIVAICALIITGAGLVAWGFTSPSGHTASLSNLWNDGGMFPMGLVGFFAGFQIAVFAFVGIELVGTTAAETADPERNLPKAINSIPVRIIIFYVLALVAIMAVTPWRQVVPDKSPFVQLFVLAGIPAAASLINFVVLTSATSSANSGIFSTSRMLYGLAEEGHAPRGLSRLSRAAVPARGLLFSCLCLLGGTLLIYLIPNLVTAFTLVTTLATVLFIFVWSLILVAYMVYRRRYPERHAASIFKMPGGVTMCWACLVFFAGVLVLLSLQADTRQALVASPVWFVLLGAGYWLRRRAG, from the coding sequence ATGACCGAGCCCGCCACGCCCCCCGAACACCTGCGCCGCAGCCTGTCCAACCGCCACCTGCAACTGATCGCCATCGGCGGTGCCATCGGTACCGGCCTGTTCATGGGGTCGGGCAAGACCATCAGCCTGGCCGGCCCGTCCATCCTGTTCGTCTACCTCATCATCGGCGCGATGCTGTTCTTCGTGATGCGGGCGATGGGCGAGCTGCTGCTGTCCAACCTGCAGTACAAATCCTTCATCGATTTTTCCACCGATCTGCTCGGCCCCTGGGCCGGGTTCTTCTGCGGGTGGACGTACTGGTTCTGCTGGATCGTCACCGCCATCGCCGATGTCATCGCCATCGCCGCCTATGCGCAGTTCTGGTTCCCTGAACTGCAGGCATGGATACCCGCACTGCTGTGCGTGATGCTGCTGCTGGGCCTGAACCTGGTGACGGTCAAGCTGTTCGGCGAAATGGAATTCTGGTTCGCGCTGATCAAGATCGTGGCCATCTGCGCGCTGATCATCACCGGTGCCGGCCTGGTCGCGTGGGGCTTCACCTCGCCCAGCGGGCATACCGCTTCGCTGTCCAACCTGTGGAATGACGGCGGCATGTTCCCGATGGGCCTGGTCGGCTTCTTCGCCGGTTTCCAGATCGCGGTGTTCGCCTTCGTCGGCATCGAGCTGGTGGGCACCACCGCCGCCGAAACCGCTGACCCGGAGCGCAACCTGCCCAAGGCGATCAACTCGATCCCGGTGCGCATCATCATCTTCTACGTGCTGGCCCTGGTGGCGATCATGGCGGTGACGCCCTGGCGCCAGGTGGTGCCGGACAAGAGCCCGTTCGTGCAGCTGTTCGTGCTGGCCGGCATTCCCGCCGCGGCCAGCCTGATCAACTTCGTGGTGCTGACTTCGGCCACCTCGTCGGCCAACAGCGGCATCTTCTCCACCAGCCGCATGCTGTACGGCCTGGCCGAAGAGGGCCACGCCCCGCGCGGCCTGTCGCGCCTGTCGCGCGCGGCGGTGCCGGCCCGCGGCCTGCTGTTCTCGTGCCTGTGCCTGCTGGGCGGCACCCTGCTGATCTACCTGATCCCGAACCTGGTGACCGCCTTCACCCTGGTGACGACATTGGCGACGGTGCTCTTCATCTTCGTCTGGTCGCTGATCCTGGTGGCCTACATGGTCTACCGCCGCCGCTACCCGGAACGCCATGCGGCGTCGATCTTCAAGATGCCCGGCGGCGTCACCATGTGCTGGGCGTGCCTGGTGTTCTTCGCCGGCGTGCTGGTGCTGCTGAGCCTGCAGGCCGACACCCGCCAGGCCCTGGTGGCCAGCCCGGTCTGGTTCGTGCTGCTGGGCGCGGGGTATTGGCTGCGGAGGCGGGCGGGGTAG
- a CDS encoding lytic transglycosylase domain-containing protein, with amino-acid sequence MTLRLVLIALLLLPGLASARTVYRCVQGNTVSLATAPEPGSRCTPKEIDDNAIQAPNLWGNMGVFSGVLYEREQDGALVYSTRNLPGSRVFLKFTVATPPGEPAHEGLGRVGKPQLAQHAKQFKAAAKATGVDDAWLRAIAHAESNFDALAVSSKGAQGVMQLMPDTALEYGVRDPFSPQQSIDGGARYMRALLRRYNGDRALSAAAYNAGIGAVTRYKGVPPYAETLAYVDKVMALYARYREAMGIRSEVPAK; translated from the coding sequence ATGACCCTCCGCCTTGTCCTCATTGCGCTGTTGCTGCTGCCGGGCCTGGCCAGCGCCCGTACGGTCTACCGCTGCGTGCAGGGCAACACGGTCAGCCTGGCCACCGCGCCGGAGCCGGGCTCGCGCTGTACGCCGAAGGAGATCGACGACAACGCCATCCAGGCCCCCAACCTGTGGGGCAACATGGGCGTGTTCAGCGGCGTGCTGTACGAACGCGAGCAGGACGGAGCGCTGGTCTATTCCACCCGCAACCTGCCCGGTTCGCGCGTGTTCCTGAAATTCACCGTCGCCACCCCGCCCGGTGAGCCGGCCCACGAAGGCCTGGGCAGGGTCGGCAAGCCGCAGCTGGCCCAGCATGCCAAGCAGTTCAAGGCGGCCGCCAAGGCTACCGGTGTCGACGACGCCTGGCTGCGCGCGATCGCCCATGCCGAGAGCAACTTCGATGCGCTGGCCGTCTCCAGCAAGGGCGCGCAGGGGGTGATGCAGCTGATGCCCGATACCGCGCTGGAGTACGGCGTGCGTGATCCGTTCTCGCCGCAGCAGTCCATCGACGGCGGTGCCCGCTACATGCGTGCGCTGCTGCGGCGCTACAACGGCGATCGCGCGCTGTCGGCGGCCGCCTACAACGCCGGCATCGGTGCGGTGACCCGCTACAAGGGCGTGCCGCCGTATGCCGAAACCCTGGCCTACGTGGACAAGGTGATGGCGCTGTACGCGCGCTATCGGGAAGCGATGGGCATCCGCAGCGAAGTGCCGGCGAAGTAG
- a CDS encoding NHL repeat-containing protein, whose protein sequence is MARRQWMAVGVVVVATAAALAATWWERPAQAPDAPVGPQPTPLAWTAQIEPLAGDGHPGDRDGASAQARFAEPYALLRSADGSVYFTDAGDNNRIRRLLADGRVETVAGQGEGLADGPGLQARFNTPSGIAADAHGNLYVADTGNHAIRRIGTDGQVTTVAGGTQGFADGPAAQARFDGPMGIAVDAQGQVFVADTWNDRIRVIGTDGNVRTVAGGDRPGFADAVAGEARFDTPVALAFDAHGALLVADFFNNAVRRVGADGTVSTVVGNGGVINGPLSLATTHDGVLYVGDFAGRLVQVTPQGHQITLLGNDRLPRLARPSGLAVEDDGSLLVADAAGYRMHRVRPLAVGALPAPALVGPAADAVLPDTGGRWPLAPQEGWHEVVGTLGEVRGTFTGESRHHLHGGFDVRGDVGQTVLAIADGKISSPIAAWSLGGQAEGLAVGRLNYIHMRVGRTPAGQPFDARWQPLYSEDGKLERIRVRRGTRIHVGDRLGSINSQAHVHLQVGTSGFETNAVALGFTGYADHFAPRITDVGLLDDNDQPLAAGSDGVVMLARQGRGVQIVVEAWDQVDNNLPRRRLGPYQVGYQILDAAGQPLQGYEQPRWNIVFNRMPPQKQAVKVAYAPDSGITVHGSAVTRFRYLATNTVRDGLMETGRWQPAALPPGEYIIRGSARDYSGNEGIGRREIRVRLLP, encoded by the coding sequence ATGGCACGGCGGCAATGGATGGCAGTGGGTGTGGTGGTGGTGGCAACGGCAGCTGCGCTGGCCGCGACCTGGTGGGAACGCCCCGCACAGGCACCGGACGCGCCCGTTGGCCCGCAACCCACGCCGCTGGCCTGGACTGCGCAGATCGAGCCACTGGCCGGTGATGGCCACCCAGGCGACCGCGACGGCGCCTCGGCCCAGGCGCGTTTCGCCGAACCCTATGCACTGCTGCGCAGCGCCGATGGCAGCGTGTACTTCACCGATGCCGGCGACAACAACCGCATCCGCCGCCTTCTGGCCGATGGTCGCGTTGAAACGGTGGCCGGGCAGGGCGAGGGCCTGGCCGATGGGCCGGGTCTGCAGGCCCGCTTCAATACGCCGTCGGGCATTGCCGCCGATGCGCACGGCAACCTGTACGTGGCCGACACCGGCAACCACGCGATCCGCCGCATCGGCACCGATGGCCAGGTGACGACCGTGGCCGGTGGCACCCAGGGCTTCGCTGATGGCCCGGCGGCGCAGGCGCGCTTCGATGGCCCGATGGGTATTGCCGTGGACGCGCAGGGCCAGGTGTTCGTGGCCGATACCTGGAACGACCGCATCCGGGTGATCGGCACCGATGGCAACGTGCGTACCGTGGCCGGTGGCGATCGCCCCGGCTTCGCCGATGCGGTGGCTGGCGAGGCCCGCTTCGACACACCGGTGGCGCTGGCCTTCGATGCGCACGGTGCGCTGCTGGTGGCCGACTTCTTCAACAACGCGGTGCGCCGCGTCGGCGCCGATGGCACGGTCAGCACCGTGGTCGGCAACGGCGGTGTGATCAACGGCCCCCTGTCGCTGGCCACGACCCACGATGGCGTGCTGTACGTGGGTGATTTTGCCGGGCGCCTGGTGCAGGTGACCCCGCAGGGCCACCAGATCACGCTGCTCGGCAACGACCGCCTGCCACGCCTGGCCCGGCCCAGCGGGCTGGCCGTGGAAGACGACGGCAGCCTGCTGGTGGCCGACGCCGCCGGCTATCGCATGCACCGCGTGCGCCCGCTGGCGGTGGGCGCGCTGCCTGCACCCGCGCTGGTGGGCCCGGCCGCGGATGCCGTGTTGCCCGACACCGGCGGTCGCTGGCCGCTGGCCCCGCAGGAGGGCTGGCATGAAGTGGTCGGCACGCTGGGCGAAGTGCGCGGCACCTTCACTGGCGAAAGCCGCCACCACCTGCACGGCGGCTTCGACGTGCGCGGCGACGTCGGCCAGACCGTGCTGGCCATCGCCGACGGCAAGATCAGCAGTCCGATCGCGGCCTGGAGCCTGGGTGGCCAGGCCGAAGGGCTGGCGGTGGGGCGCTTGAACTACATCCACATGCGGGTGGGCCGCACGCCCGCCGGCCAGCCGTTCGACGCGCGCTGGCAGCCGCTGTACAGCGAGGACGGCAAGCTGGAGCGCATCCGCGTGCGCCGTGGCACGCGCATCCACGTGGGCGACCGCCTGGGCAGCATCAACAGCCAGGCGCACGTGCACCTGCAGGTGGGCACCAGCGGTTTCGAGACCAATGCGGTGGCGCTGGGCTTCACCGGTTACGCCGATCACTTCGCACCGCGCATCACCGATGTCGGCCTGCTGGATGACAACGATCAGCCGCTGGCCGCCGGCAGCGATGGCGTGGTGATGCTGGCCCGGCAGGGGCGTGGCGTGCAGATCGTGGTGGAAGCGTGGGACCAGGTGGACAACAACCTGCCGCGCCGCCGCCTGGGGCCGTACCAGGTGGGCTACCAGATCCTCGACGCCGCCGGGCAGCCGCTGCAGGGCTACGAGCAGCCGCGCTGGAACATCGTGTTCAACCGCATGCCGCCGCAGAAGCAGGCGGTGAAGGTGGCCTATGCGCCGGACAGTGGCATCACCGTGCATGGCAGTGCGGTCACGCGGTTCCGTTACCTGGCCACCAACACCGTGCGCGACGGGCTGATGGAAACCGGGCGCTGGCAGCCGGCTGCCTTGCCGCCGGGCGAGTACATCATCCGTGGCAGTGCGCGCGACTACAGCGGCAATGAAGGCATCGGCAGGCGCGAGATCAGGGTGCGGCTGCTGCCATAG
- a CDS encoding YciI family protein — protein MQQYLLLIYIEPALLQALPSEEFNALMRDCLAHADQLQAESTLLAAQKLQPVDTAQTLRVRDGHSRVLDGPFAETRELLAGFNLIRARDRDEAMRIARDFPWARFGSIEVRPLEDMDAERERCGAPAAAMAAAAP, from the coding sequence ATGCAGCAGTACCTGCTCCTCATCTACATCGAACCCGCCCTGCTGCAGGCCCTGCCCAGCGAAGAATTCAATGCCCTGATGCGCGACTGCCTCGCCCACGCCGATCAGCTGCAGGCCGAAAGCACCCTGCTCGCCGCGCAGAAGCTGCAACCCGTCGACACCGCCCAGACCCTGCGCGTGCGCGATGGCCACAGCCGCGTGCTCGATGGCCCCTTCGCCGAAACCCGCGAACTGCTGGCCGGCTTCAACCTCATCCGCGCACGCGACCGCGACGAAGCCATGCGCATCGCCCGCGATTTCCCGTGGGCGCGCTTCGGCAGCATCGAGGTGCGGCCACTGGAAGACATGGACGCCGAGCGCGAACGCTGCGGCGCACCGGCGGCGGCTATGGCAGCAGCCGCACCCTGA
- a CDS encoding YciI family protein: protein MKVMVIVKANADSEAGRLPSEAELAEMGAYNEQLVAAGIMLAGEGLHATARGRRIHFGAAAPQVQAGPFGPPSEQIAGFWLWNVRSLDEAVEWASRAPFGAGGTLELRPLITAEDFGEAFTPELQQQEQRLREQLAD from the coding sequence ATGAAAGTCATGGTCATCGTCAAAGCCAACGCCGATTCCGAAGCCGGCCGCCTGCCCAGCGAAGCGGAACTGGCCGAAATGGGCGCCTACAACGAACAACTCGTCGCCGCCGGCATCATGCTCGCCGGCGAAGGCCTGCACGCCACCGCACGCGGCCGCCGCATTCATTTTGGCGCCGCCGCCCCGCAGGTGCAGGCCGGGCCGTTCGGGCCGCCCAGCGAGCAGATCGCCGGCTTCTGGCTGTGGAACGTGCGCTCGCTGGACGAGGCCGTCGAATGGGCCAGCCGCGCCCCGTTCGGCGCCGGCGGCACCCTCGAGCTGCGCCCGCTGATCACCGCCGAGGATTTCGGCGAAGCCTTCACTCCCGAATTACAGCAGCAGGAACAGCGTCTGCGGGAACAGCTCGCAGATTGA
- a CDS encoding VOC family protein, whose translation MKLIPFLGFSGQAHDAMAFYAKALGGQVTSEMKYRDMPPSDGSPGCNEMPAETLDHVAHSQLEIDGAILMAADGPGGGEGGSTTINVDVGSIEEAERVFAALAEGGQVQMPIAETFWAHRWGMLIDRYGKPWMVNCMKQP comes from the coding sequence ATGAAACTGATTCCCTTCCTTGGCTTCAGCGGCCAGGCCCACGATGCGATGGCCTTCTATGCCAAGGCCCTCGGTGGCCAGGTCACCTCGGAAATGAAGTACCGCGACATGCCGCCTTCCGACGGCTCGCCGGGCTGCAATGAAATGCCCGCCGAGACCCTCGACCATGTGGCGCACAGCCAGCTGGAGATCGACGGCGCGATCCTGATGGCGGCTGATGGCCCGGGTGGCGGCGAGGGCGGGTCGACCACGATCAATGTCGACGTCGGCAGCATCGAGGAAGCCGAGCGCGTGTTTGCCGCGCTGGCCGAGGGCGGGCAGGTGCAGATGCCCATTGCCGAAACCTTCTGGGCCCATCGCTGGGGCATGCTGATCGACCGCTACGGCAAGCCGTGGATGGTCAACTGCATGAAGCAGCCCTGA
- a CDS encoding VOC family protein, protein MSAPQPQMIFVNLPVQDLQQSKDFFSALGYSFNPAYTNEDAACMVISESIFVMLLVKPFFQQFTNKGIADAHAQTEVITCLSADSRKAVDVMVDKAVAAGGSEPQPARDYGFMYQRGFQDLDGHLWEIAHMEGEPG, encoded by the coding sequence ATGAGCGCACCGCAACCGCAGATGATCTTCGTCAACCTGCCCGTGCAGGACCTGCAACAGTCCAAGGACTTCTTCAGCGCGCTGGGCTACAGCTTCAACCCGGCGTACACCAACGAAGATGCCGCCTGCATGGTCATCAGCGAGAGCATCTTCGTGATGCTGCTGGTCAAGCCGTTCTTCCAGCAGTTCACCAACAAGGGCATCGCCGATGCGCATGCGCAGACCGAGGTGATCACCTGCCTGTCGGCCGACAGCCGCAAGGCGGTGGACGTGATGGTGGACAAGGCGGTGGCCGCCGGTGGCAGCGAACCGCAACCGGCGCGCGATTACGGTTTCATGTACCAGCGCGGCTTCCAGGACCTGGATGGCCACCTGTGGGAAATCGCACACATGGAGGGCGAGCCGGGCTGA
- a CDS encoding DUF1428 domain-containing protein, which produces MAYVDAYVLPCPQDKVADYRRLARKAGTVWKDHGALQYMECVADDVEPGKSTSFPRAVKAKPGETVIVAFVVFRSRAARDRINAKVMADPRLASIGPKDMPFDTRRMFWGGFKPIVQA; this is translated from the coding sequence ATGGCTTACGTGGATGCTTACGTGCTGCCGTGCCCGCAGGACAAGGTGGCCGACTACCGCCGCCTTGCCCGCAAGGCCGGCACGGTCTGGAAGGATCACGGCGCGCTGCAGTACATGGAATGCGTGGCCGATGATGTCGAACCCGGGAAGTCCACCTCGTTCCCGCGCGCGGTGAAGGCCAAGCCGGGGGAAACGGTCATCGTCGCGTTCGTGGTGTTCCGCTCGCGCGCTGCGCGCGACCGTATCAACGCCAAGGTGATGGCCGACCCGCGCCTGGCCAGCATCGGCCCCAAGGACATGCCGTTCGATACCAGGCGCATGTTCTGGGGCGGCTTCAAGCCGATTGTCCAGGCATGA
- a CDS encoding sigma-70 family RNA polymerase sigma factor yields MTEPALSQRLETLWRMESPVLIARLARLLGGDVGRAEELAQDTWLAALERWPAQGIPDNPGAWLMTTARNRAIDVLRQHQRVAQQHAQWGDELHPAALPAPDDTQALEDDLGDDLLRLMFVACHPVLPADARVALTLRLLGGLTTTEIARAFLQPEPTIAQRIVRAKRTLVQKQVPYEVPRAEALPERLASVLEAIYLVFNEGYAASAGDDWMRPALCEEALRLARILAHRLPAPPVLGLLALMELQASRAAARVDAQGQPVLLDVQNRARWDWLQIERGQQVLQRALEAGGGDDAYVLQARIAACHATARRADDTDWARIAALYAQLLQVMPSPVVALNRMVAVSRSDGAFAAWALLQPLLVDARLQGYAPLQVVRGDLLQQLGRHDDAASAFHQAAAMTGNARERALLLARAQASGSEPFSTGKGI; encoded by the coding sequence ATGACCGAGCCCGCCCTGAGCCAGCGCCTGGAAACCCTCTGGCGGATGGAATCGCCGGTATTGATCGCGCGCCTTGCGCGGCTGCTCGGCGGTGATGTCGGCCGTGCCGAGGAGCTGGCACAGGACACCTGGCTGGCCGCGCTGGAGCGCTGGCCGGCGCAGGGCATCCCGGACAATCCCGGAGCCTGGCTGATGACCACTGCGCGCAACCGTGCCATCGATGTGCTGCGCCAGCACCAGCGCGTGGCGCAGCAGCATGCGCAATGGGGCGATGAACTGCACCCGGCGGCGTTGCCTGCGCCCGATGATACCCAGGCCCTGGAAGACGACCTCGGCGATGACCTGCTGCGGTTGATGTTCGTGGCCTGCCATCCGGTGCTGCCGGCCGATGCACGGGTGGCGCTGACCCTGCGCCTGCTGGGCGGGCTGACCACCACCGAGATTGCCCGCGCCTTCCTGCAGCCCGAGCCCACCATCGCCCAGCGCATCGTGCGCGCCAAGCGCACCCTGGTACAGAAGCAGGTGCCTTATGAAGTGCCGCGCGCCGAGGCGTTGCCCGAGCGGCTGGCGTCGGTGCTGGAAGCGATCTACCTGGTCTTCAACGAAGGCTACGCGGCCAGCGCCGGCGATGACTGGATGCGCCCGGCGCTGTGCGAGGAGGCGTTGCGACTGGCCCGCATCCTGGCCCATCGGCTGCCTGCACCGCCGGTGCTGGGGCTGTTGGCACTGATGGAACTGCAGGCCTCGCGTGCCGCAGCGCGCGTCGATGCACAGGGCCAGCCGGTATTGCTGGACGTGCAGAACCGCGCGCGTTGGGACTGGCTGCAGATTGAGCGCGGGCAGCAGGTGCTGCAGCGTGCGCTGGAGGCCGGCGGTGGCGACGACGCCTATGTGCTGCAGGCCCGAATCGCGGCCTGCCATGCCACTGCGCGCCGCGCCGACGATACCGACTGGGCGCGCATCGCCGCACTGTATGCACAGTTGCTGCAGGTGATGCCGTCGCCGGTCGTGGCCCTCAACCGGATGGTGGCGGTGTCGCGCAGCGATGGCGCGTTTGCGGCCTGGGCGCTGCTGCAACCGTTGCTGGTCGATGCACGGTTGCAGGGCTATGCGCCCTTGCAGGTGGTGCGTGGCGACCTGCTGCAGCAGCTGGGCCGGCATGATGATGCCGCCAGCGCCTTCCATCAGGCCGCCGCGATGACCGGCAACGCCCGCGAGCGCGCGCTGCTGCTGGCGCGTGCCCAAGCGTCGGGGTCAGAGCCCTTTTCCACCGGAAAAGGGATCTGA
- a CDS encoding M28 family metallopeptidase yields the protein MKRAVLGVLALSVSSALMAATPKFDGARISADVKELASDAYEGRSPATAGEEKTIAYLSKQFAAAGLQPGGDLQDGKRLWTQAVPLRKGDIVGTPQLALHQGGKTLTLDQGKQIAVRAAMNGATDVDISKAPLVFLGYGVKAPERNWDDFKGVDLKGKIAVVLINDPDFETGKGDFDGKGMTWYGRWPYKYEEGARQGALGVLIVHETAPASYGWATVAGSNTNTMFDVVRDNPAETHPLLEGWIQRDLAVELFRAAGQDFEALKKKAQQRDFTPVALTGASLDAKYAVKTEVITSHNVAARLEGSSHPDETIIYSAHWDHIGVGEPDARGDRIFNGALDNASGTASLIELARGFAKGPRPQRSLLFLAVTAEEKGLLGSEYYATHPLYPLETTVAAINMDGMAPFGPSRDFGIYGTARFELLDQLKDVAKGWDIRYTPDPKPEAGLFFRSDHFSFAKRGVPALSWSAGRDWVNGGVAAGRKASEDYTAKRYHQQGDEWQPDWVFAGAARDLEVLYTLGNQLANARSWPNWSTDESFRAVRDSSADQRR from the coding sequence ATGAAACGAGCAGTACTGGGCGTCCTGGCCCTGTCGGTGTCGAGCGCACTGATGGCCGCCACGCCGAAGTTCGACGGCGCGCGGATCTCCGCCGACGTCAAGGAACTGGCCTCCGACGCCTACGAAGGCCGCTCGCCGGCCACCGCGGGCGAAGAGAAGACCATTGCCTACCTCAGCAAGCAGTTTGCCGCCGCCGGCCTGCAGCCGGGCGGTGACCTGCAGGATGGCAAGCGCCTGTGGACCCAGGCGGTACCGCTGCGCAAGGGCGACATCGTCGGCACCCCGCAGCTGGCCCTGCACCAGGGCGGCAAGACCCTCACCCTCGACCAGGGCAAGCAGATCGCCGTGCGCGCGGCCATGAACGGCGCCACCGACGTCGACATCAGCAAGGCGCCGCTGGTCTTCCTCGGCTACGGCGTGAAGGCGCCGGAGCGCAACTGGGATGACTTCAAGGGCGTGGACCTGAAGGGCAAGATCGCCGTCGTGCTGATCAACGATCCTGATTTCGAGACCGGCAAGGGCGACTTCGACGGCAAGGGCATGACCTGGTACGGGCGCTGGCCGTACAAGTACGAAGAGGGCGCACGCCAGGGCGCACTCGGCGTGCTGATCGTGCACGAGACCGCACCGGCCTCCTACGGCTGGGCCACCGTGGCCGGCTCCAACACCAACACCATGTTCGACGTGGTGCGCGACAACCCGGCCGAAACCCACCCGCTGCTGGAAGGCTGGATCCAGCGTGACCTGGCCGTCGAGCTGTTCCGCGCGGCCGGGCAGGATTTCGAGGCGCTGAAGAAGAAGGCGCAGCAGCGCGACTTCACCCCGGTGGCGCTGACCGGCGCCAGCCTGGATGCGAAGTACGCAGTGAAGACCGAGGTGATCACTTCGCACAACGTGGCCGCACGCCTGGAGGGCAGCAGCCACCCGGACGAGACGATCATCTACAGCGCGCACTGGGACCACATCGGCGTGGGCGAACCGGATGCACGCGGCGACCGCATCTTCAACGGCGCGCTGGACAACGCCAGCGGCACCGCCTCGCTGATCGAGCTGGCCCGGGGCTTCGCCAAGGGCCCGCGCCCGCAGCGCTCGCTGCTGTTCCTGGCGGTGACCGCCGAGGAAAAGGGCCTGCTGGGTTCGGAGTACTACGCCACCCACCCGCTGTACCCGCTGGAAACCACGGTGGCGGCGATCAACATGGATGGCATGGCACCGTTCGGTCCGTCGCGTGATTTCGGCATCTACGGCACCGCGCGCTTCGAACTGCTGGACCAGCTGAAGGACGTCGCCAAGGGCTGGGACATCCGCTACACCCCCGACCCGAAGCCGGAAGCGGGCCTGTTCTTCCGTTCCGACCACTTCTCGTTCGCCAAGCGCGGCGTGCCGGCGCTGTCCTGGTCGGCCGGCCGGGACTGGGTGAACGGTGGCGTGGCCGCCGGCAGGAAGGCTTCGGAGGATTACACCGCCAAGCGCTACCACCAGCAGGGCGACGAGTGGCAGCCGGACTGGGTGTTTGCCGGTGCCGCGCGCGACCTGGAAGTGCTCTACACGCTGGGCAACCAGCTGGCCAACGCGCGCAGCTGGCCGAACTGGAGCACCGACGAGTCGTTCCGCGCCGTGCGTGACAGCAGCGCCGACCAGCGCAGATAA